tatctctataattacatttatgatcaaatttgACACTTGTTCTATTACAAAGACTGACGGTTttgtaaagttaaagttacatctcctctctcgtacaattcccgagcctccggccgcgtgactacttcactcagagcagctgtcaatcacagctgtcaaccATGACATCTcatcccctttttatagcatcaaataactaattaaaaccaaactcgtcagaaaaattaacacttgaacatacatctgCGTGGTAAGAGccacctaaaatgacagaaattatctttgggaaaaatgtaattGATGTGTAccttgactttttagtttgacccGTGTCCCATTCGTTTTATTTTAGTACGACGTTTCGGTCTGTAAACCTTCAATGACCAACAGTGTACAGAATTTCTTGTTCTTTCACAGTTTGAAAAGCAGAAAAATGTTCACTCCTTTTTGAGTTTTTGTGTTCAAATATTTGAGGATACAGATGCATCATCAGCCTTGTACAACAAATTCCTCAATGAGGAACAATTTAAAAACCTTCAGAAGCTTGAAAGACTCTCACTCGCTGTTTTTATCTTCCTCCACAGGAGCAGTAGCACATCCAGCTCTATGGGCAGTGGAGGTCCCAAAGCATCTGAGGctgcacagagcagagagagtctGTCGACGGAGAGTTCAGTGTCGGAGCAACGTGAGTCCTTCAGCAGCATCAAAATCACTCACCAGGCTGAAAGTTGTTTTGAAAGTTTCAAGCCAGTTTCACCTTTGACACCTCCATCACTGATGATTGTGATCAGAACGTGTGCTCTATTGCACCTCTAATGATTGATTTCACTTTGTACTGGAGTTCACCTATACATCACTGCCAGAAGAAGTGAAGCTAaaccactggaggtcagcaAATACACAATTTTCAGGGGGtgttaagttactctttaaagcttcagtaggtaaAAGGTTTTTTGGcataaaattccataataacctttcagcatattgtaattcaactgttctgagaggaaactagacttttacacctcctcatggctctgttttcagactttagaaaatctagcccgtgacaggagactttggccaatcacaggtcatttcagagagagagcattcctattgagtgttcctattggctgtgctccggctggtgggccgtgctttgtatttcctcaactgctgggtcacagactttctcattttacagctaaacagtacactacaagatgtttctgaaaacatttgaggcgagaaataggcattacagtaacagaatattgattcatatttgatcagcgctgtctagtttgaccgtttgatcggagtttgcgagtgattgacagctgttcagacggcaaggctccagctcggctctgattggttgttttcctccggtctgtgaaatcttgcagatgccattaggagcatcggaggacacagagacaaatgatttttttcagattacctgtctcatgcactactgtcaggatatggtgaccgttttataaaaataacttttttttaatcatatttgctccatttctacccactgcagctttaactttaGCATCCAAAGAAGGAAATTCATTGgtgcaaaaaaaatacagagtcaatacaaaaatacacaaaagaaaTTGTTGATTCTATGAAAGGAACAATACAAAAAGGAATTGCTGCATTACAAGCATCCAAACACTAATACTACAAAGTCTTACATGTATTGATATGTTTTTCAGTTCCCTCCGTGTCGTCGGGGCAGCAGAGTGTCCCGGCCGCCTCCACAGAGCCGCTGTGTGGCGCCTCCTGCTCCGGTGCCCTCGGTAGCTCGTCGGCTCAGGCCCCGGCGGCGAGCTCCTCTCAGGGGGACACCGTGGCTTCTTCGCCGTTGGAGAGGAGTCAGCCGGAGGGTACGGAGGACACGTCAGGAGGCTGCAGGAGAGCGGAGCCCAcggggggggagggagaggagggccAGAGTCAGCCTGCACGGGCCCACCAAGACTCCGATGACAGCGACGACGATCCGATTCTCATCCCATCAACGAGGTTCAGAGGTCAGGGACAGAGGTACGTTAGACaactcttgtttctgttcactCACTACAAGCAAGAAAACACCCTCATGTATTTGAATGCAGGTTATTATCTTCTTGTTTAATATCACTTTTCAAAGGTGGGTATTCTGATTTCTTGTGATGCCTTCCCATTGACTGTTTCACTACAAATATAGATTAAATTCCAGAGGATCTGCAGTAGGAGATAGGATGATCAGGTAAAGtgtttgcacaaaaaaaaaagcatctaaCCCCGTCAGGTGTGTGACATGCAGCAGAGcattaaaactcaacagcacaACACGATGAAGAGAACGGGTTTTTGTCTTGGTTTGGTCATTTCACTCACAAAAAACTAATATACACACGGCTAACTGTAGAGTTAGAGTGATGTGCATGTGAGTACTGACTCCACAGATAGTGTGTGTAGCAGCTTAACAGCAGCATTTTGGAGATTTTGTACAGAAGAGAGATGAATGAACAGAGAATGTGTGCATGATGGAGCCGAACAAATACGAAGTTTTGATTTCCTCAGTAGGACCGTTTTTTGTTTAACTAGTATAGCACATGAACCAGTGCGTATTTGATTTAAATTTAGTGACGTTGCACAACAACATTAAGGGCTTAATTCAGTTATGATGTGTTTTGCCTTGAAAGTGGCTGCTTTCTAGCTTGGGGGTTTGTTATTTTGGTTGAATTGATTATACCAACACAAATTTCACTCAAGATTCAAAGCATGGGGTTCGTAAGCATCAGAGACAGCATgggtttgtgtgtatttatttaatttatttcaccTGCTTTATTATCACATGTATTGGTTTTTCTTGTGTTTCACAGACGCTCAGCAGCCGCTCGCATCCAGGAGCTGTTCCGCAGGAGGAAAGAACGaagggagatggaggagagcgaGACCCAGAATATCAGAAGACCCTCCGTCAAGATGGTCTACAAAGGCCACCGCAACTCCAGGACAATGGTACGTCTCCCTGCCTTTTACACCGTATTAGTTTGGAGGCCTGTCGaaggaataaatacagttattagCTTTCTTTCAGAGAGTTGGGTGAgtagatcgataccactctcatctccgtgtgTTAAGTATGAATTTGGAGtcagcttagtttagcataaagacaggaaacagggggaaacagctgaCTTCCCCACTGAGCTAAGACATCATTTCAACCTTGCCTCTATGCTTTAGCTCTGATATAAACCACAGGATTTGCATAAAAACCTGTAAATATTTAACACAAGCACTGCACACCCCTGTGTTTACAGTGtaactgtttattttttgtcatatacaCAGATTCACTGACTGAAACAACGCCTAGGCTAAGCCTAGATGTCTACTAAACTCACTTTTCAACCTTGAATAACCTTAATCGAAACTGAACGTCTACAGACGATCTATTAAACgtaaagttgctcagtggttcAGTCTGTCCAAAGTTCAAAAATACACCTACGATCACCTCTAAAGTTCACAATTAACATGTTGTGTCTTTAATTTGTACACTaactaaaatgttgaactattcctttaaacggTGTAAAATTCaaggtgtttgtttttttccagataaAGGAGTCCTGTTTTTGGGGCAACAACTTTGTGATGAGCGGCTCAGACTGCGGCCACATCTTCATCTGGGACAGACACACCGCAGAGCACCTCATGCTGCTGGAAGCCGACAACCACGTGGTGAACTGCCTGCAGCCGCACCCCTACGACCCCAGTGAGTCCCACCTTCACTCTGCACCTCAGGTGATCCTCCGAGATGATCTGACGGCGTTACTGAGAATGTTAACGTTCACTTTCCGGTCTCTTTCAGTTCTGGCTTCTTCAGGGATAGACTACGATATCAAGATTTGGTCGCCACTGGAACAGTCGCCATCTTTCAACAGAGTCCTCGCCAATGAGGTATGACTGCCAGGAGATCAGTGAAATCAGTGGATTGGTTGGTTTATTTAAGCGTGCTGCACCAAATGCTGCCCGGCTCATAAACCATAATAGTTGAAAAGAATAAGCCTCAAGTGTCACTAAGAAAGTAAAGAAGCccatttctcaaaatgtcaaacttttcctttaacttttcttttcaaatggCAGACGTCTTAaatcactggttcccaacctgggggtcccgacccccgcttggggtcgccaaagcttcacaggaggccttatttaattttaaaattttaaggggtgtaagacaactttttttttttttaaatatacggTTGGCGGTTATCTCAGCATGTcgttcatttctgtgaagaaagcTAAATGTTACTATATAAGATAAacttaaaaaattataaaagtatgcagttaaaataaccgaagagctaatagaacaagtgtcggggagaagaaaacactgatttgtccaaaaagaagcctattaagtatgtatgttcttaaaaaaaacaaaaaacaaaaaacataatacagacagatttgtattaaatgtttctaaaaaataacaggaaaactcatctttgctgcaatattcacaggaaataatccgTTCAAAATTCATCCGAatcttcctgcagttattgcgttcactttTTGGGTTATTTGTAGTtgatcagttgttctgtactgttatttcCATGCATTggatataatatgaaatatccataaaatatgtcattatCAATATGTCAGGGGTCGTCGGTTTACttaatgatagaaaaggggtccctgatggaaaaagtttgggaactaCTGTCTTAGGTCACTGTAAATGGACAATGAAAAAATGAAATTCATGGTTCTGCGTCAGAACAGTTTTGCCTTTCTTCCTGTTATTTGTCAGATTCATCTTCCTTCACATTCTCTCTtcgtctttctttttcttcttttctttcaagGTAATAACTCGGAACGAGCTGATGCTAGAGGAAACTAGGAACACAATCACAGTCCCGGCCTCTTTCATGCTCCGAATGTTGGCCTCCCTTAATCACATCAgatcaggtacacacacacatataaacttCTTTTTACATTAATGCAAATAGTTTGAATATCTGTGCCTATAAATGCCCGGGTACAGACAGTTTTTACTTACCTTTTCTCAGGACACCTTCTCGTCCCTCTCTTTAATATCTCTTTGCCCTCTTGCAGATCGACTAGAAGGTGATCGCTCTGAAGGTTCGGGACAGGAAAACGAGGACGAGCAGTAGCCCGctggcattttattttaaagaaaacacTATTTCTTCTTGCTGTATAGCACTTGAAAAAACCCCTGAGATTTGTACAAGTATAGTGTAGAATACTTCCTTTTGAAAATTAGTGTAATTTCTAGCCCCcctgtgtttttttaagatGACTTTCTTACTGATGTTTCTGTATGAGGATAAAGTACATCTGTGTGAATGCAAAAGGCAAGGacgtcagtatatatatattaagtgTGAGAATAATGGCGGCTGGTGTGCAAGGATGTTAAGTGCAATATTATTTTGTTAGGAGAAAGTGAGCTTTGATCAGTGTTAACGTGTGACATTTTGAATTTGTAGCACAAAGCTAAGAAATGTTGATGTGCTGCTCCGGCAGTTACGCATGTAAACAAGGACTTTAAGTAAAAACATACTTGGagaatgttttaattttattgttgaagaaaaaaaagaaagaaacaaagctGTGGTTCTTCTCCCCAAAAGGGACATGTCAATAAATTATCATCTTTTTTCAGAATTTGGATAAAAAATAAAGCTATGGCATCTCAAAGATGTCTGGAAGATTAAGACGACTGtgcagcaaacaaacaaatgagcaCAGAATCAGTCATTAGCTTAGCTTCAGTTTAAGGTTTAAGACGAGTTTAAACCTGTGTTTGTCTGGAACAAAATCATATGGTCTCTTAAACCCTACCGCTGTGTCCTGTGGTGTTTCCAAGCATCAGATTCCCTTTTAGAAAACCTCATTTTACTGctgcagggtctgacagtctgccccacGTAGTCCTGGTTCTGGGTCTCTCCGTGGCGGGCTGGTTGCagccggaggccccgctggagtctgagctgacgGAGTTTTTGGTGAGCCTGAATGTCGTCTGATTTCGCTGGAATTGGACCCGGTGGCACCGATgacgagcattaagaataactacgtagaaatagccaatcttctctgatggtctcgtttacttCTGTAGGTCATATaaatgcatcagtattaaattgagactttTACATAACCATTTAAAAGTTCTTCATAGTTACTTtaagctcacttctttctaactcaacttttttcatttccaaacttgtagtcttcagaccAAACTGgtgctgactcaagtgacatcacttgaggacatttagcgtcgtcccccccccccccccccacaaacAGCTTTTCACGTATGCAGTAATACTCCTGTAACCAGACATTGGTGTTTAAAATAGGTGGTCACATGATGAGGGGCGAAAAACTGGTCAAATACGAAGTGAAATGTCCCCAGTTTGTTCAGGACTGCAGGACAGGAGGTCGTTGTTTTGGTAGCTGTCGTATAGACACTAACGTGGTTTAGCTTCACAGCATCACAaacaaggaaaaaataaattgattcagGAAATTTTCTGTAAAAAGTTTTAATAGAATAATCTTGATACAAAACttaaatgcaaatatttgtattaatactTACTGTATAGTGAAAATCAAAAAGTTACATCACTTCTCAGGTGTAAAGTACCGTTCAaacaataatataaagataCGAGGTAAGACTGAAGCGCTCTACTTACTACAAATGTCCTCTGAGTTTCTCTCATGATAGTAAAGGGAGTGGTGGAGTATAAACTGAGGTAAACCACATGAATATTTACTAAGACACAGTGTTGTAGATTAAGACCAGTTTTTTCATTGACTTTCAAAGACCAATATAGCAACAATGTGCCCTGCTCAGTATGTGCACAATAGTATGAAATGTGGGCCTTTGCTAATGCATTTTAATTAATATAACAATCTTTGAAATACTGATAACAGTCCATCTCCAAATGACCTGATTTTGGCTGAGCGATACATAGACAAAATATACCACTATAATCATTTTGAGGTTTTCTTATAATGAATTACAATACACAATTTACTCTTAAAATACACGCAATAATTTCTATTCAGGGTCATGGTTGGGGGGGGTTATCCCAACATGCACTGGGGTTGAAATCAGAGATAACCATTGGACAGGACATCAGTCAACACCCGACAGGCACTTTTATGTTTTCAATCCACATCAGCAGGCCTTTTTCGTGGCAGACATTCTGACTTGTcataggaaaagcacaggtgttactaataacactaacgatggctttgatctattcaagtgtcccagtaagctgtgtcagtgagccagcatgcacaataccaggaccctgacaCTTGATGGTGcattcaaatggggtcgtgtttactgtgttcacgagaagagtccatatgaacgcccccccctctttgtggtattcacaacctcgcgAGTGGAAAgattctgaaagctcagagttcacgagttgtgacgtgtttgttgacgtcagaaatggcggaggccttggaagttaattttttggtacataagtgaatatattgaaattttagtattttttcttttgtaattttataatatgtttgaggaaaatgttgattgttttcctcttacattatgcctttgcatttcctgcattatgttacccacttgctagcttgctaaattgttaacctctgtggcttctagacaccgacagtaacattaatattgccGGTTAaacagcggtgttctcacgacttaaccacttgaacgctaagcatatcgtgtacacgacaatacattttgtaaatacgagctcacgagtttcatttgaaggcaccattgcaggaaaagcacaggtgttactaataacactaacgatggctctgatctattcaagtgtcccagtgagctgggacagtgagccagcatgcacaataccaggaccctgaaactgaaacaGGTAAATGGACTTCAGCAAAcactcattttattatttatacctgtgattttttttctttactgtgacatgtcaaaatgtctccGGTGAAAAAGGGGTTTTCCTCAGTCAAATTTCTTAATTAGAGTCTGCCCTCTGCTGTGCGATGTGTTGACCATCAGTCAGAATTAAAACACACGAGGTCAGAGTCAGAAGACGGCCTTCTGTTAAACAATCTgtggaaaaacacaaatttatcTTCTTCAAACATAAAACTATAACTGTGATTTTTATCACCCAAAAGACTCACAACACTGTTATCTGGACCCTTTAATATGTCTTTATTACATTAAAGGTCCTGCACACCtgcacaggtgttttcacttatccTGGCTGATTAAACCTCTACTTACATGTCATAATTGTAATTAGCGGGGTCCAGCTTTTAAATAGTTCACGTCAACAACCCAGTGGTAATTATGACTGAAAACTCAGATATCCGACTTGGTACTTGATATTACAGAAGCATCTGAAAAACGAACAAATACGGACGCCTCTCATCAGCCAAAGTCCGTCATTTACGGGTAATTAAAACCCAAAGTAATGGATATGATGTTAAATTGTAGTATTTTAACTCTCACATGTCCAACTCCGCAGGCACAATAGGTGGCATCAATTGTGTATGTAGACCATTGGTGTGCAGTACAAGCGCACCTGAGTAAGACAACTTGGGCTTGAAACTTACTTTCcttaatataataaaagaaaCATTGACAATGATCTGATAAAAGCGTTATAAGTCTTTTGGAAAATACTTTCCAGCCCTGATGaggcacattattattattattgcaaattCTGAGGACATACCATGATATATATAGTAATCGACAAATTACTACAACAATCCGATCATTTAGGTAACAGTAGTTAAGGCTTCCTATTGATTACATTAATCCATACAAAAGCTTGCAAAGACACTGATGGTGTGTATTTGGTCCAACATAGTGGAATGAATAATGCGCCTCTTCCTGTTTCCTAATAATTTCAAGTATGGAGTACCCAtgtgtagagagacagacttcaTAAACGGCACCACAGACCACTTTGACTGGTCACATGTAGTCGTGTTGACGGTGTGAAACCCTCTCAGCTCACTAGTAAACTGAGTACGGTCTATAAACCTGTCCAACAAATGAACAGACCTGCTGTGGTCACGCTGGTTTTTCCTCCACATcctgctcttcttcctccctgtcATCTTTAACGATGCCTTCATCGATGCTTTCCAGCCTCAGTCTCTGACCGTCCAGGTATCTGGGTCTCGGTGCGGCCCTGGTCGTAAACAGTCCCCCCGGCAGACCCATGTCCTCCCCAAACAGGGTCAGCTTAGCGTCGCTCTCTATGGCCTTTGCCAGGGAGGAAGCGAAGGTGTCAAGAGATTTGTGTACCTCTGCGTGGACTTCAACCGCGGACATGTTGGTGTTTTCAGCTGAGGAGAAAAACCCagataatattagacaaatgtTACAGGAAACAAATCGTTTGTTTAGTttgaggttttgtttttgtagctTGCTGAAGTCAATTTTCAAACCCTCGGTGAGTATGTAGTGAACTCCCTCCCCTCTAATCTTTTGTGGAAATGACAGATACCTTTGGCTTGCTCCACCTGGTCTTCAAAGGTGACggagctcctcctcttcccggACGGATTCCCGTGGATCTGTTGGTGGGAGGAGCCGTCTGTGGAGAAGTTATCCAGCAGCATCACGTCTGTGCCTGCGTGGGAGAAACATTACAGAGACAAAAAAGGTGGGTTAACTGAGAGCAAAATGTAAAAGTAGAAACCATCTCAGTAAAAAGGACACGAACGAGTTGGATAATCAGATGTGTCTTTGTATTACACATGACATTACTTGCCATCCTGAACTGAAAACATGAGCTGTGAAACAGGAATGTGAGGCTGACCGCAACAAAGCTGTGGGAGTATGACGCACCAGAGTTGGTATTAAGCCTTTCGAACATCATGTTTACACGTGCCATGGATTATTTTATGTTCATGTTAGGatcaacagttttaaacagcAGAGGGAAATCAACTACAGCTGGAACcattagtcaattaattgatcaacagaaaaataattggcaactattttgataagtgATAAataatttttgtttatttttcaaacaaCAATGTCAAACACTctttggttccagcttctcaacaACAGATCTATCTTTTGGTTTGTGACTGTTGATTGGACTAAACAAGTCATTTGCGGACATTACCATGGCCTTTAGGAGGTTTAGCTGAATTAGTATTATTGTTAACACACTTACATGAGTCCTGAGTGAAACTGAAGCCAGTATCTCCTGTGCTGCTCCCCGGGGCCAGCAGGTGCCCTCCACCGGCCAGCATGGCTGTCAGGTGTGGCGACATACCCAAGTCTGAAAGAACACAAGCAAGATCTCGTTGTACAACATCATACAACAACACATGTAATCACAACAACACCGGGATGTAAATCTAAACaggctgtatatactgtacgtaaACCACTTATTACACTAATGTCTAATCCAGCACTCTTttatggagtcagatcagtctccaTACTCTTACTCAATACTCTTTGCACTAACACCCACCCTTTCACTATTGTATACCTGTTTACAGAAACGGTTTAACCTTTGAACATTGTACCTCCGTGTGAGTACATAACAGTTGTGTGTTTATctttgttcagctttgttgtccttgttttgaCTGTATGTCTATTTGTATCTTCCTGAACATTGTTCTTTTAGTCTGTGATTTGGTATCCTGTCATAAATGagtcataaataaacaaacagagcCACTGCTCTTCTCCCACCTGTGATTCTGTTGGAGATGCTGAAGAGGCGGGACGTCCTTTGCCGCGTGGCGAACGACTCTCTGTAGTAGCGATCTCCGAAACACATCCCCAGCAGCTCCTTCCTCACCGTTTTATTCCACAGACCGTAGATGAGCGGGTGGCACACCGCGCTGCAGAAAGATAGCCACGCTACCAACGTCTCCACTCCCTGAGACACGCTCCCTTGCCCCCACAAAGCCTCTGTACACACCACCCCAGCATATGGCCCCCAGGTCATGAGGAAAGTGCCGATCACCACTAAGATGGTGACAAAGGCCTTGCACTGACTCCCCGCATACACGAGGCTCCGCCGGCTTCCATTAGAGGAAGTCGAGGTGCTTGAGTTTTTGCGTCCGTTCCTCTGAGCTCCAGTGGAGTCGTCCTGGGCCGTAACAACTGTCCCACAGTGAACTTTCCGGGCTTTCATGCGGGCAACGCGGAAAATGACGCCGTAACAGGCCAGCATGATGACTAAGGGGGGAAGGATGCACCAGGTGACCCAGAAGGCAGTGTAGCCCGGCTCTCTGTGCCAAGACGCAACACAGGTCCACTTGAAGCAGTCGAACTCGAAGGAGGACCAGCCGAACAGAGGAGGCAGACAGCCCACCAGGGAGTGTAGCCACACATAGGCGATGGCGACGACCGCCCGGTTTCCTGTGATCTTCATGGGGTAGATCATCGGGTAAAGCACTGCGTAGTACCTGTTGGGACGAGAGAGGAACACAGTGAGGAAAGGAAACTGTTCTCAAGGAAGCTCTTTCTGGTCCAAGTAACAGACTGCTCAGATTTCAGTGAGGGATACAGAACAATACTATAAAGCGTTTCCTAAAAAGctgcaaacaacagaaaagGAGAGGCTTGGCGGGAGAACAAAAACATGCACTGTAATCACAAATTCCCAAAGGTGAGGAGGGTAATTAGGATAGCAGTGAGAACAGTGAGGACTGTGTGCTACAGAGCTACTGTAATTTACAACAGATCTTAACTACAGTTTACTGGCCACTATGATCACAATATCATTTAACCAGAGT
This DNA window, taken from Sebastes fasciatus isolate fSebFas1 chromosome 14, fSebFas1.pri, whole genome shotgun sequence, encodes the following:
- the gpr161b gene encoding G-protein coupled receptor 161 isoform X2 encodes the protein MNTSRNCTAVGNGEGLAALESVSIVTITLLACLGNLLIVATLYRRPYLLTPSNKFVFSLTTSNLLLSVLVLPFVAVSSAKREWVFGVVWCNFTALLYLLISSASMLTLGAIAIDRYYAVLYPMIYPMKITGNRAVVAIAYVWLHSLVGCLPPLFGWSSFEFDCFKWTCVASWHREPGYTAFWVTWCILPPLVIMLACYGVIFRVARMKARKVHCGTVVTAQDDSTGAQRNGRKNSSTSTSSNGSRRSLVYAGSQCKAFVTILVVIGTFLMTWGPYAGVVCTEALWGQGSVSQGVETLVAWLSFCSAVCHPLIYGLWNKTVRKELLGMCFGDRYYRESFATRQRTSRLFSISNRITDLGMSPHLTAMLAGGGHLLAPGSSTGDTGFSFTQDSCTDVMLLDNFSTDGSSHQQIHGNPSGKRRSSVTFEDQVEQAKAENTNMSAVEVHAEVHKSLDTFASSLAKAIESDAKLTLFGEDMGLPGGLFTTRAAPRPRYLDGQRLRLESIDEGIVKDDREEEEQDVEEKPA
- the gpr161b gene encoding G-protein coupled receptor 161 isoform X1, giving the protein MWSSRAEQPHTMNTSRNCTAVGNGEGLAALESVSIVTITLLACLGNLLIVATLYRRPYLLTPSNKFVFSLTTSNLLLSVLVLPFVAVSSAKREWVFGVVWCNFTALLYLLISSASMLTLGAIAIDRYYAVLYPMIYPMKITGNRAVVAIAYVWLHSLVGCLPPLFGWSSFEFDCFKWTCVASWHREPGYTAFWVTWCILPPLVIMLACYGVIFRVARMKARKVHCGTVVTAQDDSTGAQRNGRKNSSTSTSSNGSRRSLVYAGSQCKAFVTILVVIGTFLMTWGPYAGVVCTEALWGQGSVSQGVETLVAWLSFCSAVCHPLIYGLWNKTVRKELLGMCFGDRYYRESFATRQRTSRLFSISNRITDLGMSPHLTAMLAGGGHLLAPGSSTGDTGFSFTQDSCTDVMLLDNFSTDGSSHQQIHGNPSGKRRSSVTFEDQVEQAKAENTNMSAVEVHAEVHKSLDTFASSLAKAIESDAKLTLFGEDMGLPGGLFTTRAAPRPRYLDGQRLRLESIDEGIVKDDREEEEQDVEEKPA